The genomic segment GCACGACCTGTGCGTGCGCCTGAGGGGGGCGCCTTTAGCCCCCCTGAAACAGACAGCAGGCGCTGAATAAGCCGCCACGAGGCTTTTTCAGCAGCCTGCTAGGATCCGGCGTCGAGGAGGAGTCCGCTTTGAGCCAAGTTCAAGAGCCCAGTTACTACGAGATCGCGCTCACCAACCGGCAGGTGGTGGTGGCCTTCGTCATCCTCCTGGCGTGTCTGGTGGCGGCCTTCTTGTCGGGCATCTGGGTCGGACGCGACGAAGCCCCGATGGTGGCGGCGACGGTCGCCGACGCCGAGCCGGTGGCCGAGGCCTCGGCGCCGCAGGAGTCGCCCGATCGTCTGAGCTTCTTCGAGCGCGAGGCCGAGGCCGAGGCTGGCGCCGTCCAGCCGCAGGCCGGGACGACCTTGCAGCAAGATCTCGCCGCCGATCGAGGTCGGGCGCCGGCGGCGGCCCAGGTCACGCCTCCCGCGCCGCGGCCGGTCGAGCCCCAAGTCTCGGCTCCGCCGCGGCAAGAACCGGCCCAGAGTGCGCCTCCGAAGGCCTCGCCTCCGAAGGCCTCGCCGCCACCGCGCAGCGCCGTGCCGCCGGTGACCCGGGCTTCTTCTGGGCGCACCGTGATGGAGCCCTCGGTCAATCCCGGCGGCCTGATGGTGCAGGTCTTCTCGTCCGCCGATCAGGCCCAGGCCCAAAAGGTGGCGGATCGCTTGATTCGCGGCGGCCGGGACGCCTTCCTGTCGCCGGTGGAGGTCGATGGCCAGGTGATGTACCGGGTGCGGATCGGGCCCTTCGAGGCGCGCGACGCTGCGGCCAAGGTGGCCGACCAGGTGCGGCGCGATTTCCGTCTCGACACCTGGATCACCCAGTAAACGAGCCGTCGCCTCGCCTCACGGCGCGGCCCGCTACTTTCTGCCCCTCGGCTCGCCTTGTCT from the Acidobacteriota bacterium genome contains:
- a CDS encoding SPOR domain-containing protein — encoded protein: MSQVQEPSYYEIALTNRQVVVAFVILLACLVAAFLSGIWVGRDEAPMVAATVADAEPVAEASAPQESPDRLSFFEREAEAEAGAVQPQAGTTLQQDLAADRGRAPAAAQVTPPAPRPVEPQVSAPPRQEPAQSAPPKASPPKASPPPRSAVPPVTRASSGRTVMEPSVNPGGLMVQVFSSADQAQAQKVADRLIRGGRDAFLSPVEVDGQVMYRVRIGPFEARDAAAKVADQVRRDFRLDTWITQ